The Malus domestica chromosome 10, GDT2T_hap1 genome contains a region encoding:
- the LOC103422547 gene encoding 2-oxoglutarate-dependent dioxygenase 19-like: MDPSLPSFHRHPHFHLISYISCLSLSLSLSLSLSIASLMAATDLMVKVNSSQVCRDHPPPKLTTIKKLIAESQDTNGNFIVPPTYTYTNNNNPHDDQKAFEEDTEAATIPTVDFSLLTTSATPEQRSKAINDLGKACQDWGFFMVINHGVPESLMKVILDGCEGFFDLTEEEKQEFEGKHVLDPIRCGTSFNTSVENVRFWRDFLKVFVYPEFHFPSKPAGFSELASEYCKRTREVTRELLKGISESLGLEATDIDKALDVESAGLQIFIANLYPPCPQPELAMGMPPHSDHGLLTLLMQNGISGLQVQHKGKWVNVNAAPYSFLVNTGDHLEIFSNGKYRSNIHRAVLNNKSTRISVATPTGPSLETVVTPTPKLVDTAKHPAAAYIGMKYKDYLELQQGSVLDGKVILDRVRAGVSNSE; the protein is encoded by the exons ATGGACCCCTCCCTCCCTTCCTTTCACCGCCACCCCCACTTCCACCTTATCTCTTACATTtcttgcctctctctctctctctctctctctctctctctctctatagctAGTTTAATGGCTGCAACTGATCTAATGGTTAAGGTTAACTCGTCACAAGTTTGCCGCGATCATCCACCACCCAAACTGACCACCATAAAAAAGCTTATTGCGGAATCACAAGACACCAACGGCAACTTCATTGTTCCTCCCACTTATACCTACACAAACAATAATAATCCCCACGATGATCAGAAAGCTTTCGAAGAAGATACAGAAGCAGCAACCATTCCGACCGTTGACTTCTCTCTTCTCACAACATCTGCTACTCCTGAACAGCGCTCTAAAGCCATCAACGACCTCGGCAAAGCCTGCCAGGACTGGGGCTTCTTCATG GTGATCAATCATGGTGTGCCAGAGAGTCTGATGAAGGTaatcttggatggttgtgaagGCTTTTTTGATCTGACGGAGGAGGAGAAGCAGGAGTTTGAAGGGAAGCATGTGTTGGACCCCATCAGATGCGGGACCAGCTTCAATACCTCCGTGGAGAATGTTCGGTTTTGGAGGGATTTTCTCAAGGTTTTTGTATATCCTGAGTTTCACTTCCCCTCTAAACCTGCTGGCTTCAG TGAGCTTGCATCAGAGTATTGCAAAAGAACAAGAGAAGTGACAAGGGAGCTACTGAAAGGAATATCAGAAAGCCTGGGGTTGGAGGCCACAGACATAGACAAGGCCTTGGATGTGGAATCAGCTGGCTTGCAAATCTTCATTGCAAACCTGTATCCTCCTTGTCCACAGCCTGAACTTGCAATGGGGATGCCTCCTCATTCTGATCATGGCCTCTTGACCCTTCTCATGCAGAATGGGATCAGTGGCCTTCAAGTGCAACACAAGGGTAAATGGGTCAACGTCAATGCTGCACCCTACTCCTTCCTTGTCAACACTGGCGATCACCTTGAG ATATTTAGCAATGGAAAGTACAGGAGCAACATTCACAGGGCAGTGTTGAACAACAAATCAACAAGAATATCGGTAGCCACTCCGACTGGCCCATCACTTGAAACAGTAGTTACACCTACACCAAAGTTGGTAGACACTGCAAAGCATCCGGCAGCAGCATATATTGGCATGAAGTACAAGGACTACTTGGAGCTTCAACAAGGCAGCGTACTTGATGGGAAAGTCATCTTGGATCGTGTACGTGCGGGGGTTTCAAACTCTGAATAG